cgtggttAAGCCCTCAAAAGTgttctcaaccgcgtggttgagtttTCAAATGTGTGGGAGCTGTAGAACAgctccagctcgctgttttcgcgtttgtTGACTCCAAATCTTAATTTTTGGCCGTTCTGATCATGAAACCacctcaaaaacatcatataatacatatacaaactatttctaacatcaatttagCATCACAAACATATATCATCAAGAATCAATCACTAAAAACCCATTTTAACCAAACCCATATAAAACCCATTTGGAATCACCAAAATCAAAGATGCTTACCTTGTTTTGATCCTTGAAACTGATAGAATCAGATACACAACTTCACAATCTTAATTTGCACTACTTGATTTCAAGATTTAAAGAGCAATAGGGAGTGTTTTGGGTTTGTTTTAGTTGATAAAATGGTACGATAAGAACGTACATACATATATCTTATTATTTAGGTTTCTTCACACATAGGTAAGACTTCcgtctaacacacgggtatttatcagttatctgaaacccaaaatctttaataagttattcattctaagtccaattcacaacataaaatatgttctgtgacccttgtcacaaaacacaCATTATTCCacacacaataattataaaacacataattattaaaatcactataatAACACAGAAGGGTAAACAGGTCATTACTACTAGGCCCAAATCTAGGCTGTTACATTATCTTCCCTATGTAAACTTTTATTTAATTTACCTAATCCATTCACATAACCCAATACCCCATGTGTTCGTTTATCTCTCTTAGGGTGAATAAAGAAGCAAAGGATTTTGGGAATTTACCTGTTTCGGTTGAAGCAATTCCTCCAAATCCCGTTGTCATTTCAGTGGTGGATGTTGGTGGCTCCACCACCGCTGCTACCGCTTTACGCGGTTTTGTCCACCAATCTGGAAACCCTATCTTCTTGAAACATTATTCATTAGTATGCCTTGATTTACGACACTCAGAGTACTTCAATTTCGATTTATCAACCCTTTGAAGTTGAGAAGCATATCGAATGGGTTTTGTGGCTACTAATCCGGTTGTAATTCCTTGGCTTGATGATGAATCGATGCCGGATTGCCCTAGGATTTGTTGGTGAGCCACCTCTTTTATGACTTTGGCATATGCTTCCTCTACCGAAGGTAAGGGGTCCAATCTAAGCAATTCCAGTTTAATTGAATCATGCTTCTGGTCAAGAGAGTTCAGAAATTGGAACAATTTCCGTTCTAACCTGACTTGGTTATAGGTATTGATACCAACATCACATTTCATTGGGTTTGGCTCTCTCCTTTCAATCTCTCCCCATATTCCTTGAAATGTAATCCAAAGATTCTCAAGTGACATACCTTTATGTTTGATGTCATTTGCATTTACATGTAAGTCAAACGTATGGAGTTTTTCTTTACCACTACTGTAGGTAGTGGCAAGAGCATCCCAAAAGGCTTTTGAAGTTGAGAACTCATTTAAATTGCTTGTAATTCCAGGTTCTATGTTCTGTATGAGCCATGAGAACACAATCAAGTCCTCATGTTCCCATTGCTCATAATTTTCATCATTGCTGTCGGGTGAGTTGGTGGTTAGATGATGAAGGAGGGCCTTGCATTTACCTCCAATGGCAACCTTCATCATCCTACACCACAAAGCATAGTTTGAGCTATTTAAGCTTAAACTAATCTTTAAGCTATAAGACATTTTTGGTTGGAAACTCATGTTGTTTTTCAAAAAACTAGCTAATTGCCTTGATAATTCACTGTTGTTTGTTGGGTTTGATTGAGCATGGCTACCGTCGAAAGACATGGCAGCCACTCAAGGTAAATGATTGAAGCTTAAAAGGGTGTTTTGATCCAGAATCAACACTCcttcagctctgataccatgttttcAAGTGAAAACTAAGATCAAAAGTTAATGTTTTTGATTACTTATCTGTTTCAAACTGATTGGTGAGTTTTTACATTAATATGAGATGCAGTTTTATACAAGCGAACACTAACATCTATTTCTTATTACAAGTATGGATCCAATATGCTTTTTGGAACCACTTTACATAATGAGAAATGTGTTGACTTGTATCTGACTTTGTATCTGTTTGATgctgtgataaggctaaaaaggaacatatatttcctagcaatatccctcctaaataataggttttcatatgtaattgtattatattttcattgtaattgtttaaataaataagtgcgaagacaaaaggcgaaaacgaagatttgaagacacaaacgtccaaaaagctcaaatgttcaagatacaattcaaaaggttcaatttattgatgaaaaacgtctaaaaatgacaagagtacaagttacaaaacgcaaagtacatgatattaaattgtacgcaaggacgttcgaaaatccggaaccgggacatgagtcaactatcaacgcccgacgcaatggaccaaaaattatgagtcaactatgcataagaataaaatataatatataaataattatataaattatttatatattataaatatatatataatcatgtcgacaagctatgagacaaaggatcctgagctggattttcaaactccacgactcgcggagtttgaaggccaaaaactccacgactcgcggagctgtcagaaatcaaaacgcctataaaaggccatgcattctgccgagtttatatataaaaaataataataataataatactctgtaataaataaataaatatatatatatatatatataatatatatagtatagggtagttttatattagattagttcgggttatgtaaaagttatttttacgggtttttgaagtcgaaattctgtccgtgtaacactacgcgataaatactcaatgtaagttatgttctcctttttaaattaatgtctcgtacttaagttattattatgcttatttgagccaaagtaatcatgatgttggactaaatattaaagatggggtaattgggctttgtaccataattggggtttggaaaaagaacgacacttgtggaaattagagtatgggctattaatgggctttatatttgtttaactaaatgatattttgttaattttaatataaagatttacaattggacgtacctataaataaccacatacactcgatcggacacgatgggcgggatatttatatgtacgaataatcgttcatttaaccggatacgggaatggattaatagtctatgaaattattaaaacaggggtgaaattatgtacaaggacacttggcataattgataacaaagtattaaaaccttgggttacacgtagtcgataacctggtgtaattattaaacaaagtattaaaaccttgttacagtttaagtccccaattagttggaatatttgacttcgggtataaggataatttgacgaggacactcgcactttaaatttatgaccgatggactgttatggacaaaaaccagacggacatattaaataatccaggacaaaggacaattaacccatgggcataaaactaaaatcaacacgtcaaacatcatgattacggaagtttaaataagcataatatattttatttcatttttcctcgtacttttatttattgtcattttaattattgttatttattttatattattagttaaatatcgtcatttactttacgcttcgcttaaaatataaaatcgacaaaccggtcattaaatggcaaaaccccttttatatattattaatataatatattttgtacgaatataattatttaaaatatagtgtgaaataagccagctccctgtggaacgaaccagacttactaaaaactatactactctacgattaggtacactgcctataatgttgtagcaaggtttaggtatatcccatttgtaaataaataatatagtactatcacgtactccgccccttggaccccgccaggggttgccaccccttggaccccgcttatcgggggcgctgcccccg
The window above is part of the Rutidosis leptorrhynchoides isolate AG116_Rl617_1_P2 chromosome 1, CSIRO_AGI_Rlap_v1, whole genome shotgun sequence genome. Proteins encoded here:
- the LOC139840623 gene encoding uncharacterized protein — translated: MSYSLKISLSLNSSNYALWCRMMKVAIGGKCKALLHHLTTNSPDSNDENYEQWEHEDLIVFSWLIQNIEPGITSNLNEFSTSKAFWDALATTYSSGKEKLHTFDLHVNANDIKHKGMSLENLWITFQGIWGEIERREPNPMKCDVGINTYNQVRLERKLFQFLNSLDQKHDSIKLELLRLDPLPSVEEAYAKVIKEVAHQQILGQSGIDSSSSQGITTGLVATKPIRYASQLQRVDKSKLKYSECRKSRHTNE